One segment of Plasmodium vivax chromosome 14, whole genome shotgun sequence DNA contains the following:
- a CDS encoding hydroxyethylthiazole kinase, putative (encoded by transcript PVX_100930A), with amino-acid sequence MNRWRPFSKVRHFSGLTKLTNVREHQDEIISCIEKVKVVNPLVHCITNRVTTEKVANSLLAFGSSPAMIDNPKEVEQFAEIASCTYFNLGLHTSQVENIHVLDKMRQEKKKEEFILVIDPIAVGATQYRTNLIKDILVKCKPNVIKGNVAEIFYLDKGEFFGKGVDSNSSSSHTPNDIIASARNVALKYNCAVVVTSKADIIVSPCSKFVAQINCDLKILTKITGSGCSVGALCAAATSVIPQNPFIACTAATLIYKLAAFKAYQKETGPGTLSHQIIDNIYFYSNHPHFMNLQLVDVYAVS; translated from the coding sequence ATGAATCGGTGGAGGCCTTTCTCCAAAGTGAGGCACTTCTCCGGCCTGACCAAACTAACCAATGTGCGAGAGCACCAAGATGAGATAATCAGCTGCATAGAAAAGGTTAAGGTGGTGAACCCACTGGTGCACTGCATCACGAACAGAGTAACAACGGAAAAGGTGGCAAACAGTTTGTTAGCATTTGGTTCCTCCCCAGCAATGATTGACAACCCTAAGGAGGTAGAACAATTTGCAGAAATAGCCTCCTGCACATATTTCAACTTAGGCCTGCACACAAGTCAAGTGGAAAACATACATGTGCTAGACAAAATGagacaggaaaaaaaaaaggaagagttCATTTTGGTAATCGACCCAATAGCCGTAGGGGCAACACAGTACAGAACAAACCTCATAAAAGACATCCTTGTTAAGTGCAAGCCAAATGTCATTAAAGGAAATGTAGCTGAAATATTTTACCTAGATAAAGGAGAGTTCTTTGGGAAGGGGGTAGATAGCAACAGTAGTTCATCACATACCCCAAATGATATAATTGCTAGCGCAAGGAATGTTGCTTTGAAATATAACTGTGCAGTTGTCGTCACGTCGAAAGCAGATATCATTGTCAGTCCCTGTTCAAAATTTGTAGCCCAAATTAATtgtgatttaaaaattttgacaaaaaTTACCGGCTCGGGGTGTTCGGTTGGTGCACTCTGCGCTGCGGCAACTTCGGTCATTCCGCAGAACCCCTTTATAGCATGCACGGCCGCCACGCTAATTTACAAGCTGGCCGCCTTTAAGGCCTACCAAAAGGAGACCGGCCCGGGTACACTCAGCCATCAAATAATTGacaacatttatttttattccaaCCACCCGCACTTTATGAATTTGCAACTTGTGGACGTGTACGCGGTGAGCTGA